A section of the Candidatus Tisiphia endosymbiont of Nedyus quadrimaculatus genome encodes:
- a CDS encoding Sec-independent protein translocase subunit TatA — MGMSFSHLLVILLIILVLFGAGKLPQVMSDLAKGLKAFKEGMKDIDKKKDE, encoded by the coding sequence ATGGGAATGAGCTTCAGTCACTTATTAGTGATCTTGTTAATTATCTTAGTGTTATTTGGTGCTGGTAAATTGCCTCAAGTGATGTCAGATCTTGCAAAAGGTCTTAAAGCTTTCAAGGAAGGAATGAAAGACATTGATAAGAAAAAAGATGAATAA